A single genomic interval of Penicillium psychrofluorescens genome assembly, chromosome: 2 harbors:
- a CDS encoding uncharacterized protein (ID:PFLUO_002399-T1.cds;~source:funannotate) yields the protein MHRSVPLSLAEKKFDPDFQTPLVLGESLDFSDPEDSQFAGAFSDGLWAKSEPFLSMSAFQKPSAGTILDYGSARSLHDAGSYSAYGQSPYVTASLVPSPMADQASQISDCVPYLPNHEYASSYEEAQSPMMGARAQQLPEIVSYTPQRGSEGTRVFVQIQSPYDLHSSAYAELCLVFGSKKCECVPHFLGFQGSAFQYVLSMDAPPFLSTGSPSFAVPLQVTMSTQSDCPVTTLQVGVYTYEHVPQPSPSGDSRKRKISSMSETAPIARHVKRHTASVSKIESQDSYSYRENRSASFSPYLQPLPAMVPFVTPFHTGSSPRTSIGQYPTVSAPQPTIRAPSPLTPSWSPSYVPVSHEVRNQALAMAQGIAQHKGASPVRSSNPTLMRTSTLQQGNSLSQSQPFNPYAMYPSKAILKLNGDLDAMAEGWATEELDSQRRLVQFTRSQIGSTIHADFKPVAPEDRAPNSICISCILWEEKQECYVTSVDTIYLLESLVGVRFTVEEKNRIRRNLEGFRPLTISKAKADSENFFKVIMGFPAPKPRNIEKDVKVFPWKILSHALKKIIGKYSASYSSTAGALPTAPTNYTGHATGSDSGTEPHTATSPQSVSDSGLTYTASMVVPAYSPQADQAGVQFTTAPESRSVLPAAGSAYTSVGSYSYPAICQSQSSHGMPASAPRAAWDLHGLDNRVPTTAASTNNACYSYLDSVYSLHDTAPGS from the exons ATGCATCGATCCGTTCCTCTATCGCTTGCGGAAAAAAAG TTCGACCCGGACTTTCAAACGCCTCTCGTTCTAGGCGAGTCATTGGATTTCTCGGATCCTGAAGATTCACAGTTTGCTGGTGCGTTTTCAGACGGCCTGTGGGCCAAGTCCGAGCCCTTCCTGTCGATGTCTGCTTTCCAGAAGCCCTCGGCCGGCACCATACTAG ATTACGGCTCTGCGCGGTCTTTGCATGATGCTGGCTCCTACTCCGCCTACGGCCAGTCTCCTTACGTGACGGCATCGCTCGTCCCGTCGCCCATGGCCGACCAGGCCAGTCAGATCTCTGACTGTGTGCCTTACCTGCCCAACCACGAGTATGCCAGCTCATACGAAGAGGCCCAGTCGCCGATGATGGGTGCACGGGCTCAACAGCTGCCTGAGATTGTCTCCTATACTCCTCAACGCGGCTCTGAGGGCACGCGGGTTTTTGTCCAGATTCAATCGCCCTATGACCTGCACAGCTCTGCCTATGCAGAGTTGTGCTTGGTCTTTGGGTCGAAGAAGTGCGAATGCGTCCCCCACTTCCTGGGGTTTCAGGGTTCGGCCTTCCAGTACGTTCTCTCGATGGATGCCCCGCCGTTCCTGTCCACGGGTTCTCCGTCCTTCGCTGTGCCCTTGCAAGTCACTATGAGCACTCAGAGCGATTGCCCGGTCACCACTCTTCAAGTCGGTGTCTACACGTATGAACATGTGCCCCAGCCGTCACCCTCGGGAGATTCGCGCAAACGCAAGATCTCTTCGATGTCGGAGACTGCCCCGATTGCCAGACATGTCAAGAGACACACGGCTTCCGTGTCCAAGATCGAATCCCAGGACAGCTACTCGTACCGTGAGAACCGATCTGCATCTTTCTCGCCGTACCTGCAGCCTCTCCCAGCCATGGTACCATTTGTCACGCCTTTCCACACTGGCTCCTCTCCTCGAACAAGCATTGGTCAATACCCTACTGTGTCCGCGCCCCAGCCCACCATCCGTGCTCCGTCGCCTCTCACTCCGTCCTGGAGCCCTTCCTACGTGCCCGTCAGCCATGAAGTGCGGAATCAGGCCCTCGCCATGGCGCAGGGGATCGCACAGCACAAGGGAGCATCGCCAGTTCGTTCTTCCAACCCGACTCTGATGCGCACCTCCACCCTCCAGCAAGGGAACAGCctgagccagagccagcccTTCAACCCGTATGCCATGTATCCCTCCAAAGCTATCCTCAAGCTCAACGGAGATCTGGATGCCATGGCAGAAGGTTGGGCCAcggaggagctggacagCCAGCGTCGTCTGGTGCAGTTCACGCGATCCCAGATTGGAAGCACAATTCACGCCGACTTCAAGCCTGTGGCTCCTGAGGACCGCGCTCCCAACAGCATCTGCATCAGCTGCATCCTgtgggaagagaagcaggagTGCTATGTCACCAGTGTGGATACCATCTACCTACTGGAGTCTCTCGTGGGCGTGCGATTCAccgtggaagagaagaatcgGATTCGGCGCAACCTGGAGGGTTTCCGGCCgctcaccatctccaaggccaaggcaGACAGCGAGAACTTcttcaaggtcatcatggGCTTCCCCGCTCCTAAGCCGCGCAACATTGAGAAGGATGTCAAGGTCTTTCCATGGAAGATCCTCAGCCACGCCCTGAAGAAAATCATTGGGAAATAC TCTGCCAGCTATTCCTCCACCGCAGGCGCTCTACCAACGGCGCCCACTAACTATACCGGCCACGCCACGGGTTCTGATTCAGGCACAGAGCCTCACACAGCCACCTCGCCTCAGTCTGTCTCGGACTCCGGCCTGACCTATACCGCTAGCATGGTTGTTCCGGCCTATTCGCCACAAGCGGATCAGGCCGGTGTCCAGTTCACAACGGCCCCTGAGTCTCGATCTGTGCTCCCAGCTGCCGGCTCGGCATACACCTCTGTTGGATCTTATTCCTACCCGGCCATCTGTCAGTCGCAATCTTCCCACGGGATGCCCGCCTCGGCGCCGCGCGCAGCTTGGGATTTGCATGGTCTCGATAACAGGGTGCCTACTACGGCGGCTTCAACCAACAACGCGTGCTACTCCTACCTGGATTCCGTGTACTCTCTCCACGACACGGCACCTGGCTCATGA
- a CDS encoding uncharacterized protein (ID:PFLUO_002398-T1.cds;~source:funannotate): MPTPLPSSFASAAAGNTQDASRRGDGSSASGEWSRARMNGATQTFRRPSGATNPPHHRESSQPASATTPTAAGTYIPPHMSSNHLSGSLRNGEARYSKDQLLDFYKVQRETGSLGKNVEEYFVADWDPHMVTPAANGAWGKRDDHKNSSAGPEVCWDHEGQVEPLGLTEMTDDEKEFFSASVNSPLKPPPSSASKEPAAPGAGGRKSSISYTQGHMNNYNTASPTTGRPGPRRRETSESTGNPMSPTAGSTSRFFRDDASTSTPPPALLRRKTDFRDAPTADKAKDSTGREGGPDAPYGSLKRSTTNPLGASASGPSSPWGTASQNANFSPMGAFGAFSLGGASAAQAAPAEKKTGYGSLRGESRFKGLLSKDSSEDIAGSAKDKPSLSNLERLAENDSGSRSHSPWGDAVKTRTGRSDTNPFEEARSGSAALGGSQDVEVPPQAADLGFGAFGMTSSIPGFRELMQSQENSRNPTPNLPQGQEPTSPTNTNPYHSPHGDRSNAEDVDTDGSDVQQSQHPGLGGLRDTSNPFGSMRRVGSGMDLPTVDRSQNSSANANRAFSGLGGLGGLPTLGTSSGWPSSGAVGTPTRERSAFPGGFGDPIFGAMGDLQSPSLANLGGGGLFSPHAGVAGTGSMGRSSKLGALFSSMHDEQGMPDIGEMDDGQQVDKQASQTSSNSASETPVSALGAIPANLAAHDVPSQTPGGTMSAAQQRMMVMPDRMRWIYRDPQGNIQGPWTGLEMHDWFKAGFFSPDLQIKKLEDPEFEPLAQLVRRIGNSREPFLVPQIGIPHGPEPTGGTQWTAASTAGNAQPPFPGSFPSFGTTLTAEQQNALERRKQEEQYLMARQKEHLAQQQAIMKQMHVPGAPPSLQPQLQHQSSAHSLHSQPSFGSITSPVGYQPSPIQAPLQQQQQTQQQTQQGVPGFFDAAGSIRQGGGLPNVGPGMLGTELGGSQDQLPALLDRLNVGRQDPFAFGSPTSFAARQPDNYLQSQQVASMLQDRAQLHQEQEQFDQANSNDPFDQQAREERLRQFHALRAQEGEFGGLPTHPAGAATQQQLEAEAAAGSEVAAQQLAEAGIAAPLTLTQQVQKTASAQRQQQEEEEQMQALGPSESVWGIIKQDHAMPQPFPPPPSASPLPAPAAQRNRQYVAESLAAGSRSQTQTPVDAPATSVAPWAKEAHDLPKGPSLKEIQEAEARNAAQREEIAATARRAQLLAEQERLSQVQAQAAPGLPSSANWASAGSPATPTSAGSVWSSKALPVATNAATKKTLAQIQKEEEARKQRLVAAAAAAAQTATPSPPMSAGKRYADLASKAAAPVAPGAVTSSGAWTTVGASGKAKAPPNAPLGPRSISGTVPLAPAVAAAKVRPAPGTRTVTVGSVPQSNSSSKAVEEFTKWAKLALGKGLNLNINVDDFVQQLLFLPAEAEIISDSVYANSQTLDGRRFAEEFIRRRKLADKGIVDPVSPGAFGEQNNGGGWSEVAKKGSTASIAAAAAVAQREEENNAAFKVVAPRKKGKR, from the exons ATGCCAACGCCACTTCCTTCGAGTTTTGCTTCGGCCGCTGCTGGCAACACCCAGGACGCCAGCAGGAGAGGGGACGGCTCCTCTGCCAGTGGAGAATG GTCCCGAGCCCGCATGAACGGAGCCACCCAGACATTCCGTCGTCCGTCCGGTGCTACGAAccctcctcaccaccgcGAGAGCAGCCAGccggcctcggccacgacTCCCACGGCCGCCGGGACGTACATCCCTCCCCACATGAGCTCAAATCACTTGTCCGGCTCGCTGCGCAACGGTGAAGCTCGGTACTCCAAGGACCAACTTCTAGACTTCTATAAAGTGCAGCGCGAGACCGGGTCCTTGGGCAAGAACGTGGAGGAATATTTCGTCGCCGACTGGGACCCTCACATGGTGACACCTGCGGCGAACGGGGCGTGGGGGAAACGGGACGACCACAAGAATAGCTCCGCTGGACCCGAGGTCTGCTGGGATCATGAGGGCCAGGTCGAGCCCCTGGGGCTGACGGAGATGACGGACGATGAGAAAGAG ttcttctctgcctcaGTCAACTCTCCGCTGAAGCCGCCACCGTCGAGTGCCTCCAAGGAACCCGCTGCTCCTGGAGCGGGAGGCCGTAAATCCTCCATTTCCTATACCCAGGGCCACATGAATAACTACAATACCGCTTCACCGACCACGGGCCGCCCTGGCCCCCGACGCCGCGAAACGAGCGAATCCACGGGCAATCCCATGTCCCCAACCGCCGGGTCAACTTCTCGCTTCTTCCGTGACGATGCCAGTACCTCCACCCCGCCACCTGCTCTCTTGCGCCGCAAGACGGATTTTCGAGATGCGCCAACTGCAGACAAGGCGAAGGATTCAACCGGTCGGGAGGGCGGCCCAGATGCTCCCTATGGATCTTTGAAACGGAGTACCACCAACCCCTTGGGTGCAAGTGCCAGCGGGCCGAGTTCCCCTTGGGGAACGGCCTCGCAGAATGCCAACTTCTCCCCCATGGGCGCATTTGGAGCTTTCTCTCTTGGTGGTGCAAGCGCGGCACAGGCGGCCCCGGCCGAGAAAAAGACAGGATATGGCAGTCTGCGCGGTGAAAGCAGGTTCAAGGGCTTGCTTTCCAAGGATAGCTCGGAGGACATTGCTGGGTCGGCAAAGGACAAACCTTCGCTGAGCAACCTGGAACGACTCGCTGAGAATGACAGTGGCAGTCGCTCCCATTCGCCTTGGGGGGACGCGGTCAAGACCCGCACCGGCCGCAGCGACACCAATCCATTCGAGGAGGCTCGCAGTGGAAGCGCCGCCCTTGGCGGGTCTCAGGATGTCGAGGTACCTCCCCAGGCTGCGGATCTTGGTTTTGGCGCATTTGGCATGACCTCCAGTATTCCCGGATTCCGCGAGTTGATGCAAAGCCAAGAAAATTCACGCAATCCGACCCCCAACCTCCCTCAAGGCCAAGAGCCCACCAGCCCGACCAACACGAACCCCTATCACAGCCCGCATGGCGATCGATCAAATGCGGAGGACGTGGATACCGACGGGTCAGACGTTCAGCAATCTCAACACCCGGGCCTGGGTGGTCTCCGTGACACCTCCAATCCGTTTGGTTCGATGAGACGCGTTGGATCCGGAATGGACCTTCCCACTGTCGACCGCAGCCAAAACTCCAGTGCCAACGCGAACCGTGCCTTCTCGGGGCTTGGTGGCCTGGGCGGTCTCCCTACTCTAGGGACATCCTCCGGTTGGCCGTCCAGTGGTGCTGTCGGTACCCCGACTCGCGAACGCTCCGCGTTCCCGGGCGGCTTCGGTGATCCGATCTTTGGTGCCATGGGCGATCTGCAATCTCCCAGCTTAGCGAatctcggaggaggaggtcTCTTCAGTCCACATGCCGGCGTTGCTGGGACTGGCAGTATGGGACGATCGAGCAAGCTTGGCGCCCTGTTCTCGAGCATGCACGACGAGCAAGGCATGCCAgacattggcgagatggaTGACGGACAGCAGGTGGACAAGCAGGCAAGCCAAACTAGTTCCAACTCTGCGTCAGAGACCCCCGTTTCGGCTCTTGGTGCTATCCCAGCCAACTTGGCCGCCCACGATGTGCCCAGTCAGACGCCGGGTGGGACCATGTCCGCTGCTCAGCAGCggatgatggtgatgccCGATCGAATGCGCTGGATCTACCGTGACCCCCAAGGAAACATCCAGGGACCATGGACAGGTCTTGAGATGCACGATTGGTTCAAGGCGGGTTTCTTCAGCCCCGATCtgcagatcaagaagctcgaggaTCCGGAGTTTGAGCCACTTGCGCAGTTGGTCCGACGCATTGGGAACTCTCGCGAGCCGTTTCTCGTGCCGCAGATCGGTATTCCTCATGGCCCCGAACCCACCGGCGGAACCCAGTGGACTGCCGCCAGCACGGCGGGCAACGCTCAGCCACCTTTCCCTGGTAGTTTCCCCAGCTTTGGCACTACCTTGACGGCGGAGCAGCAAAATGCATTGGAGAGGCGAAAGCAGGAAGAGCAGTACCTTATGGCGCGACAGAAGGAGCATCTCGCTCAGCAGCAAGCTATAATGAAGCAGATGCACGTCCCAGGTGCTCCTCCTTCCCTGCAGCCCCAGCTTCAGCACCAATCCAGCGCGCACAGTCTTCACAGCCAGCCGAGCTTTGGCAGCATCACCTCCCCAGTCGGCTACCAACCATCTCCGATTCAGGCCCCTCtgcaacagcagcagcaaaccCAGCAGCAAACCCAGCAAGGAGTCCCTGGCTTCTTCGATGCGGCCGGCTCAATCAGACAGGGCGGTGGATTGCCCAATGTAGGCCCCGGGATGCTTGGGACGGAGCTCGGCGGCAGTCAGGATCAGCTCCCAGCCCTCCTCGATCGCTTGAACGTGGGTCGCCAGGACCCATTTGCCTTTGGCAGTCCTACTTCGTTCGCTGCCCGTCAGCCCGACAACTACCTCCAGTCCCAGCAGGTCGCGTCGATGCTTCAGGACCGCGCTCAGCTGCAtcaagagcaagagcaaTTTGACCAGGCGAATTCCAATGATCCGTTCGATCAGCAAGCACGCGAGGAACGACTTCGCCAATTCCATGCTCTCCGAGCTCAAGAAGGCGAGTTCGGTGGTCTTCCTACTCATCCTGCCGGGGCAGCCACCCAACAACAACTTGAAGCTGAAGCCGCCGCTGGCTCAGAAGTGGCAGCTCAACAACTCGCTGAAGCTGGTATCGCAGCCCCCCTGACCCTCACCCAGCAGGTCCAGAAGACTGCATCCGctcagcgccagcagcaggaggaggaagagcagatGCAGGCACTCGGGCCTTCTGAGTCGGTCTGGGGAATCATCAAACAAGACCATGCGATGCCTCAACCGTTCCCTCCACCACCCTCCGCGTCACCTCtgcccgcgcccgccgcccAGCGGAACCGTCAATATGTGGCTGAGTCTCTGGCTGCGGGTTCCCGGTCCCAGACTCAGACTCCCGTTGATGCTCCGGCTACCTCTGTCGCTCCGTGGGCCAAGGAGGCTCACGACTTGCCCAAGGGTCCGTCTTTGAAGGAGATCCAAGAAGCCGAGGCTCGCAATGCCGCTCAACGCGAGGAGATTGCCGCCACCGCGCGTCGTGCTCAGCTACTCGCCGAACAAGAGCGTCTCAGTCAAGTCCAAGCTCAGGCTGCTCCTGGTCTCCCCTCGTCGGCCAACTGGGCCAGCGCCGGATCACCTGCAACCCCGACGTCTGCCGGTTCCGTGTGGAGCAGCAAAGCTCTGCCCGTGGCAACCAACGCCGCCACCAAGAAGACTCTTGCGCAGatccagaaggaagaggaggctcGCAAGCAGCGTCTGgtggcggccgcggccgctgctgcccagaCCGCGACTCCTAGCCCTCCCATGTCCGCTGGCAAGCGGTACGCGGACCTCGCAAGCAAGGCCGCTGCCCCTGTTGCTCCCGGCGCCGTGACCTCCTCTGGAGCCTGGACTACTGTCGGCGCAAGCGGCAAAGCCAAGGCCCCTCCCAATGCGCCGCTTGGTCCGCGCTCCATCAGCGGAACTGTTCCTCTCGCAcctgctgttgctgctgcgaaggTCCGCCCTGCCCCTGGCACCCGCACCGTGACGGTTGGCAGCGTGCCGCAGTCCAActccagcagcaaggccGTTGAGGAGTTCACCAAGTGGGCAAAGCTGGCGCTGGGCAAGGGGCTGAACCTGAACATCAATG TCGACGACTTTGTCCAACAACTACTCTTCCTGcctgccgaggccgagatcaTCTCTGATTCAGTCTACGCCAACTCCCAGACCTTGGACGGTCGCCGCTTCGCCGAGGAATTCATCCGTCGCCGCAAGCTCGCCGACAAGGGTATCGTCGATCCTGTCTCCCCCGGCGCCTTTGGCGAGCAGAACAATGGCGGCGGCTGGAGCGAGGTTGCTAAGAAGGGCTCCACGGCCAGCattgctgccgctgctgctgttgcccaacgcgaggaagagaacaacGCTGCGTTCAAGGTCGTTGCGCCCCggaagaagggcaagcgGTAA
- a CDS encoding uncharacterized protein (ID:PFLUO_002400-T1.cds;~source:funannotate), translated as MDGIKQTFAKCKEQKRAALVAYITAGYPTVEEAVDILLGLENGGADIIELGIPFTDPIADGPTIQKANTKALQNGVTVTTVLELVRTARSRGLKTPLLLMGYYNPVLRYGEERLLEDCKAAGVNGFIMVDLPPEEAVRFRDLCSSTGLSYVPLIAPATSEARMKLLCKIADSFIYVVSRMGVTGATGKLSSNVPELLARVHEYSGNVPAALGFGISTREHFLSVQNAAEGVVIGSQIITVVGQAPAGQAAQKAEEYLSSVTGRKLERDPQGTLTHEINIIEAIEKAQAPAQSRPTKVITEADTPAGPGLGDQLEALNVTKDPSAQPSRFGEFGGQYVPESLMDCLAELEQGFTDACNDPKFWEEFRSYYPYMGRPSSLHMAQRLTDHVGGANIWLKREDLNHTGSHKINNALGQILVARRLGKTQIIAETGAGQHGVATATVCAKFGMKCTVYMGSEDVRRQALNVFRMKLLGASVVAVDAGSCTLRDAVNEALRAWVVELDTTHYIIGSAIGPHPFPTIVRTFQSVIGDETKEQMAKEIGKLPDAVVACVGGGSNAVGMFYPFSKDPSVQLIGVEAAGDGIDTARHSATLSGGSKGVLHGVRTYVLQNEHGQISDTHSISAGLDYPGVGPELSAWKDASRATFITADDSQALEGFRALAQHEGIIPALESSHAVYGVMQLAKAMKKGENIVLNLSGRGDKDVQSVADELPRLGPKIGWDLRF; from the exons ATGGATGGAATTAAGCAGACCTTTGCCAAGTGCAAGGAGCAGAAACGTGCTGCTCTAGTGGCCTACATCACCGCCGGGTACCCGACCGTCGAGGAGGCAGTCGATATCCTATTGGGTCTGGAGAATGGTGGCGCTG ATATCATTGAGCTTGGAATTCCCTTCACAGACCCGATTGCCGACGGTCCGACCATCCAAAAAGCCAACACCAAGGCCCTCCAGAATGGCGTGACGGTCACAACCGTGCTGGAGCTTGTGCGCACCGCCAGAAGCCGGGGCTTGAAGACCCCGCTTCTTCTCATGGGCTACTATAACCCTGTTCTACGGTATGGCGAGGAACGCCTGCTTGAAGATTGCAAGGCAGCGGGTGTCAATGGGTTCATTATGGTCGATTTGCCTCCTGAGGAAGCCGTCCGGTTCCGTGATCTCTGCTCTAGCACTGG GCTGTCCTACGTTCCCCTTATTGCCCCCGCTACCTCTGAAGCCCGTATGAAGCTTCTATGCAAGATCGCCGATTCTTTCATCTACGTTGTCTCGCGCATGGGTGTTACTGGTGCCACTGGGAAGCTGAGCTCAAACGTGCCCGAGTTGCTGGCTCGTGTTCATGAATACTCAGGCAATGTCCCCGCTGCCTTGGGCTTCGGCATTAGCACCCGTGAGCACTTCCTTTCTGTCCAGAATGCCGCAGAGGGTGTGGTGATTGGCAGTCAGATTATCACCGTTGTTGGCCAGGCTCCGGCAGGCCAGGCTGCTCAGAAGGCTGAGGAATATCTCTCCAGCGTCACTGGCCGCAAGCTCGAGCGTGATCCGCAGGGCACGCTCACCCATGAGATCAATatcatcgaggccattgagaagGCGCAGGCCCCTGCCCAGTCGCGGCCCACAAAGGTTATCACAGAGGCGGACACACCTGCTGGACCGGGTCTTGGTGACCAGCTTGAGGCGCTCAACGTCACCAAGGACCCCTCCGCTCAGCCCTCGCGATTTGGAGAATTCGGTGGTCAGTACGTCCCCGAGTCCCTGATGGACTGCttggccgagctggagcagggcTTCACCGATGCGTGCAATGATCCGAAGTTCTGGGAGGAATTCCGCTCTTACTATCCGTACATGGGCCGCCCCAGCAGCCTGCACATGGCACAACGGTTGACGGATCACGTCGGTGGCGCCAACATTTGGTTGAAGCGTGAGGACCTCAACCACACTGGTAGCCACAAGATCAACAATGCTCTGGGCCAAATCCTGGTTGCCCGCCGACTGGGTAAGACTCAGATTATCGCCGAGACTGGCGCTGGCCAGCACGGTGTCGCCACGGCGACTGTGTGTGCCAAGTTCGGCATGAAGTGCACGGTATACATGGGCTCCGAGGATGTGCGCCGCCAGGCTCTAAACGTCTTCCGGATGAAGCTCCTCGGTGCGTCCGTCGTGGCTGTTGATGCCGGCAGCTGCACTCTGCGCGACGCTGTCAACGAGGCCCTTCGCGCCTGGGTCGTTGAGCTCGACACCACCCACTACATTATCGGCTCTGCGATTGGCCCGCACCCCTTCCCGACTATTGTGCGTACCTTCCAATCCGTGATTGGTGATGAGACGAAGGAGCagatggccaaggagatTGGCAAGCTCCCAGATGCCGTTGTTGCCTgcgttggtggtggtagcAATGCAGTGGGCATGTTCTATCCATTTTCCAAGGATCCCAGCGTCCAACTCATTGGTGTTGAGGCTGCTGGAGACGGCATTGACACTGCCCGACACTCCGCTACCCTGTCTGGCGGTTCCAAGGGTGTCCTGCACGGCGTGCGCACCTACGTTCTCCAGAACGAGCACGGCCAGATTTCCGATACTCACTCTATCTCCGCTGGTCTGGACTACCCTGGTGTCGGACCTGAACTGAGTGCCTGGAAGGATGCCAGCCGCGCCACCTTCATCACCGCCGACGACAGCCAAGCTCTGGAGGGCTTCCGcgccctcgcccagcacgaGGGCATCATCCCCGCTTTGGAGTCATCGCACGCTGTCTACGGCGTCATGCaactggccaaggccatgAAAAAGGGCGAGAATATTGTCCTGAACCTGAGCGGGAGAGGCGACAAGGATGTCCAGAGCGTTGCGGATGAGCTCCCACGGCTGGGTCCGAAGATCGGCTGGGATCTGCGATTCTAA